Genomic DNA from Rhodothermus bifroesti:
GATACTTGACAATGATCGGAGTGTAGAGCGAAAGCCCATGGTGCTGGCCAAAACTGGACGATACGGCACGTGCTCCAGGTACCACCACCGCATAGGGGGGTACCTCGAGCGGCTCGCCTGGTGCAGGTGCAATCAGGCATTCGTGCACCAGATCGTAGAGTTTGGTTGATCCCGTTAGGATCACCCCTGGTGCCAGTACGGCTCCTTGACGCACTAGGCATCCTTCGTAGATGCCGCAGCCTCCGCCGACAAACACATCGTCTTCGATGATTACTGGGCGTGCACCTACGGGCTCCAGCACGCCGCCAATTTGTACTCCTGCCGAAAGGTGCACACGTTTCCCGATTTGGGCGCAACTGCCCACGAGCACGTGGGAATCGATCATGGAGCCTTCGTCTACATATGCGCCTACGTTGACGTACATAGGCGGCATGCAAACCACACCCGGAGCCAGGTAGGCGCCTGTGCGAATCGCTGAGCCTCCAGGCACCACACGTACCCGATCGGCCAGGGTTAGGGGCTTGAGGGGATAGGTGTCTTTGTCAAAAAACGGAAAGCGCTCGGTCGAATAGTCGACCAGTTGGCCCAATCGAAAGCCCAGTAAAATGCCTTGTTTGACCCAGCTATGCGTTATCCACTGACCGTCATTGGTTGGTGTAGCTGCCCGGATGGTACCTCGGTTGAGCCCGTCGAGCAGTTCATCTAGGGCTGCACGTGCCTCGTCGCGATTTAGCGCTTCCAAGGGCTGGCAGGCCAGCGCCTCAATACGTTGGCGTAGCGTAGCGTAAGTTTCCAAAAGCATAGCTGAGCGTGGGGTTTGCGTTTTGCGCTAGGTTACCCTCCGTCGAGGAAAGGGTTGCTGCCAGATCTCCGACAGGGAAGGATGGGGTGCGTTAGCGCAGCGTTTACACCAGTTCCGACTGGGCTGCTGCAGACGCACTTTTCAATGCAATGCAGCTCCTCTTGAGCAGCCTTATAGCCCGCAGGGTTTGAGGGCACTTTGGGCTGCTTATGTGTTGGGCTGCAGCGCTTGGTTTCAGGCTGGCGTTAAAAAAGCTTCGAAGGCTTCAAGCACGCGTCGCCGGGTGGCTTCGTCGAGCGGTACCAGCGGTAGCCGGACCGTTTCTTCTATTAGGCCCATGGCATGGAGCACAGCCTTAATGGGGATTGGGTTGGTGTCGTAGAAGCAGGCGCGCATAGCGGCCAGCAGTTCAAAGTGGATCCGGCGTGCCTGTTCAAAGTCGCCCTTGAGGCCAGCCCGCACCAGTGCACTAAAGCGCTCGGGCAGCGCGTTGCACACCACCGAAATCACGCCGTCGGCACCCAAGGCCAGAAGTGGGAGCGTCATTTCGTCGTCGCCAGCGTAGACGGCCAGCTTTGGGGGGCGGTGGGCCAGAATGTCGCTGATCTGGGCTAAATTTCCCGACGCCTCCTTGATCCCCACTACGGTGGGGATCTCTTCGGCCAGGCGCAGCACCGTCTCGGCCGTCATGTTGAAGCCTGTGCGGCCAGGGACGTTATAGAGAATGATGGGCGTGTCGACCGCTTCGGCAATGGCCGCAACGTGTGCCCGAAAGCCCGCCTGTGGGGGTTTGTTGTAGTAGGGTCCGACGATAAGCAGGCCGTTGGCTCCAGAACGGGCGGCTTCACGCGAAAAGACCAGGCTTTCGCTGGTCGAGTTGTTGCCCGTGCCGATAATGACGGGCACGCGGCCGTTGACATGCTCTAAGGTGAGGTCTACAATGCGCCGGCGCTCATCAGGCCAGATTGTGGCATTTTCGCCGGTTGTGCCCAGCACCACCAAGGCGTCGACGCCACCTTCGATTTGGCGGTCGATGAGCCGTAGCAGTGCCGCTTCGTCGACCTTGCCATCGGTCGTAAACGGCGTTACTAAGGCCGGCGCCGTTCCGCGGAATAAGGGTTGTGTAGCCATGGCATCAGGAAGGGTTGGTTGCAGGGGATAACGTGTGCTTTAGCCAGTCGTGCAGCATATCATCCAGCGAAAAGAACCCGCGTCGTCCCACAAGCCAGCGTGCAGCCTGCAGGGCTCCTGCGGCAAAACCTTCGCGGCTTGCGGCGCGGTGTTCAAAAATCAGCTCGTCAAATGGACCACAGATGCCTACCGTGTGGCGGCCGAAGACCCGTCCAGCACGCGTTGAGGTCACATGCAGTGCTTCAGAGGCAATGCGCCCATGGACTGTTTCAGGTTCAATGCGCTTTTTGCGCGAAAGTCCTTCGATCACCCGCTGGGCCAGCATCAAGGCAGTGCCGCTAGGGCTGTCGGCCTTCTGCGTGTGGTGTACTTCGTGAATATACACGTCGTAGTCGGGCAAGCGCTCCAGCAAGGGCAGTATGCTTTGGAGCGCATGCTTCAGGAGCGCTACCCCTAAAGAAAAGTTGGGTGCATAGAGCACAGCGGCACCGTGGGTTTCTACCTGTTGCCGGACGGCTTCGAGCTGGTCGTACCAGCCGGTAGTGCCAATTACCGCTGGGATGCGCCAGCGGCAGTAGGCGTCGATGTGCGCCCGCACCACGTGGGGCAACGTAAAATCCAACACTACGTCTGCCCCATGGAGCACAGAGACCTCAGCATCGACAGGCAGCGGAGAGGCTTCATTAAAACGGGCCACGATTTCGTCGCCTTGCCGCTGTGCCAGGGCTTCGATGGCTTGCCCCATGTTGCCGGTGCCAACTAAGGCTAGTTTCATGACGCAACCGTGGTTTGCGTGAAGGTGGGCGTGCTTGGTGCAGCTGTAGCCGAAAGAAAAATTTCACGTGCGGGTTGCCGCCGGTTGTAGTGGGACTGCATCACCGCCCCATAGGCTCCTGCTTGCGCAATCAGTAGCACATCCCCTGGCTGGGTGTCAGGCAAACGGCGGCTGTAGCCCAGCACATCACCGGTTTCGCAAATCGGCCCCACAACGTCTACGGTCTGGGTAGCTGGAGCATCTAAGCGGCTTAGATTCACAATTTCGTGGTAAGCACCGTAGAGTGTGGGACGTATGAGGGAATTCATACCGGTTTCAAGACCGATATAGCGGGCTCCGTTTTTGGTTTTAATCTGCGTGACGCGGGCCAAGAGTACCCCGGCATCGGCAACCAGGAAGCGTCCGGGTTCTAGCCAGAGTTCGTAACGTGGATGCGCTGCTTTAAAGCGCTCGAGATGGCTTTCGACAGCTTCGAGATCTAAACCGGGCACGCCAGTCCGGTCGGCTACCCCAAGGCCGCCCCCTACATCCAAGTAGCGGACCTCCGGAAAGTAGGCCTCGGCCAGCTCAGCCAGAAAAAGGGCAGTTTCAGCCCAGGTTTCCGGCTGCAGGATGCCACTGCCTACATGCGCATGCAGTCCAATGATATGCAGCTGGAGCTGGTTGGCCAGCGTGCATAAACGCTCCGCATCGGCCGGTGCAATGCCAAACTTTGACTGGGCGCCAGCCGTGCGCACGTAGCGATGATGGCCCGCACCTCGGCCTGGATCGAACCGGACCAGCACGGAACGTCCCCGAAACAGCTCGGGCCAGGCTTCTAGGGCCTGCAGGTTGTCGAGCGTCACAAAGATACCCTGTGCAAACGCTTCTTGGTATTCTTCAGCAGCTGCGAAATTGGGCGTAAAGAGCACGCGTTCGGGCGCAAGCGTTGGAAAAAGCTGGCGTAGGTGCTTTAGCTCACCGGGCGAGACGCACTCAAAACCCAGCCCAGCTTCGTAGAAAACGCGCAGCACCTCGGGGTGGTCGTTGGCTTTTAGGGCATAAAACACGCGATCGATGGCCCTTACGGTGCGTAATGCTTCAAGCTGTGCGCTAAGCGTGCCTTCGTCGTACACGTAGCAGGGCGCATGCTGGCGAGCTACTTCGAGGAGTTCCTTTTGACGCCGATGCCACCAGGGTTGCGCAGGGGTGACCGGCGGCTTTGGCGCGAATAGCTCACGCCAGGTAGGACCAAAGAGCGCGTCGGCTTCAAGGCGCCCGAACAGCTCCGCATGCAGGCGACGTACCAGGCGCTCGGCTTGGTCTTCGTCGACCACAAAGCTAAAGTTGAGGTCGCTGGCAGCCTGGGAAATCAAGTAGATGCGATGTTCTCCGAAGACCTCAAAGGCGGGCGCCAATTCGTCGAGCAGCGCTCGGATGTGGCGTCCAACCAAGCTGACCACAGCACAGGGACCGATGGCTCGGGCCTGGCAGTAAGCGCTAAGCGCTTCAAGCAGCGCTTCAAGTTGCGCCGGACCAAGGGCGTTTGCCTGAGGGTCGAGCGATACGGTGACGTTGGTTTCGCTGGTGGCCACCAGGTCGATCGAAAGCCCGTGCCGCTTAAAGACAGCAAACACGTCG
This window encodes:
- the dapB gene encoding 4-hydroxy-tetrahydrodipicolinate reductase; the protein is MKLALVGTGNMGQAIEALAQRQGDEIVARFNEASPLPVDAEVSVLHGADVVLDFTLPHVVRAHIDAYCRWRIPAVIGTTGWYDQLEAVRQQVETHGAAVLYAPNFSLGVALLKHALQSILPLLERLPDYDVYIHEVHHTQKADSPSGTALMLAQRVIEGLSRKKRIEPETVHGRIASEALHVTSTRAGRVFGRHTVGICGPFDELIFEHRAASREGFAAGALQAARWLVGRRGFFSLDDMLHDWLKHTLSPATNPS
- a CDS encoding bifunctional aspartate kinase/diaminopimelate decarboxylase: MTPRWVVLKFGGTSVSTLTRWETIARIIQDRLAEGLRPVVVCSALSGISNALERLLREAIAGRGAEVLASIRQPHLALGQAMALDAEALLQPYFEELERIALGASLLGEATPRLQARVMAMGELMATTLGAAYLNRMGLRTRWWDVRELLETVEETHANEARRYLSATCAYGPDPSLQERMAAEPSDVILTQGFIARNRRGETVLLGRGGSDTSAAYLAAKLQAQRLEIWTDVPGMFTANPRQIPSARLLRHLDYDEAQELATTGAKVLHPRCLEPVRAYRIPLHVKSTDHPELEGTIVSAEAPDVGPRVKAISCKTGITLVSMDTVGMWQQVGFLADVFAVFKRHGLSIDLVATSETNVTVSLDPQANALGPAQLEALLEALSAYCQARAIGPCAVVSLVGRHIRALLDELAPAFEVFGEHRIYLISQAASDLNFSFVVDEDQAERLVRRLHAELFGRLEADALFGPTWRELFAPKPPVTPAQPWWHRRQKELLEVARQHAPCYVYDEGTLSAQLEALRTVRAIDRVFYALKANDHPEVLRVFYEAGLGFECVSPGELKHLRQLFPTLAPERVLFTPNFAAAEEYQEAFAQGIFVTLDNLQALEAWPELFRGRSVLVRFDPGRGAGHHRYVRTAGAQSKFGIAPADAERLCTLANQLQLHIIGLHAHVGSGILQPETWAETALFLAELAEAYFPEVRYLDVGGGLGVADRTGVPGLDLEAVESHLERFKAAHPRYELWLEPGRFLVADAGVLLARVTQIKTKNGARYIGLETGMNSLIRPTLYGAYHEIVNLSRLDAPATQTVDVVGPICETGDVLGYSRRLPDTQPGDVLLIAQAGAYGAVMQSHYNRRQPAREIFLSATAAPSTPTFTQTTVAS
- a CDS encoding 2,3,4,5-tetrahydropyridine-2,6-dicarboxylate N-succinyltransferase, whose protein sequence is MLLETYATLRQRIEALACQPLEALNRDEARAALDELLDGLNRGTIRAATPTNDGQWITHSWVKQGILLGFRLGQLVDYSTERFPFFDKDTYPLKPLTLADRVRVVPGGSAIRTGAYLAPGVVCMPPMYVNVGAYVDEGSMIDSHVLVGSCAQIGKRVHLSAGVQIGGVLEPVGARPVIIEDDVFVGGGCGIYEGCLVRQGAVLAPGVILTGSTKLYDLVHECLIAPAPGEPLEVPPYAVVVPGARAVSSSFGQHHGLSLYTPIIVKYRDARTNAATALENSLR
- the dapA gene encoding 4-hydroxy-tetrahydrodipicolinate synthase, whose amino-acid sequence is MATQPLFRGTAPALVTPFTTDGKVDEAALLRLIDRQIEGGVDALVVLGTTGENATIWPDERRRIVDLTLEHVNGRVPVIIGTGNNSTSESLVFSREAARSGANGLLIVGPYYNKPPQAGFRAHVAAIAEAVDTPIILYNVPGRTGFNMTAETVLRLAEEIPTVVGIKEASGNLAQISDILAHRPPKLAVYAGDDEMTLPLLALGADGVISVVCNALPERFSALVRAGLKGDFEQARRIHFELLAAMRACFYDTNPIPIKAVLHAMGLIEETVRLPLVPLDEATRRRVLEAFEAFLTPA